In Kangiella profundi, one DNA window encodes the following:
- a CDS encoding formylglycine-generating enzyme family protein produces the protein MNISHLKLVALSLILIGVSGSSSLMAKASEVSSPEGMQLVKGGEYRPLYMSKDSPIQSVNDFYLDQYPVTNKDFQEFVKGNPGWAKSEAPKVFVEKQYLQHWSNDGYPKALTNSPVTNVSWFAADAYCKAQGKRLPRVSEWELAALASETQADGSVEKDYKQKILMWYSRPSQKQLSAVGQNEPNYWGIYDMHGLIWEWTEDFNSALVTGESRGDSTIDTKLFCAGGASGAVDPGDYAAFMRYGFRSSLEAKFTLPNLGFRCAQDAEQNQ, from the coding sequence ATGAACATCAGTCATCTTAAACTTGTAGCGCTATCACTGATTCTTATCGGAGTCAGTGGTAGCTCTTCGTTAATGGCAAAAGCAAGTGAAGTCTCTTCGCCTGAAGGTATGCAGCTGGTGAAAGGGGGGGAGTATCGTCCTCTCTATATGAGTAAAGATAGTCCCATACAATCGGTGAATGACTTCTATCTTGATCAATATCCGGTTACTAACAAGGATTTTCAGGAATTTGTTAAAGGCAATCCCGGTTGGGCAAAATCAGAGGCTCCCAAAGTGTTTGTAGAAAAACAGTATCTACAACATTGGAGCAATGATGGATATCCGAAAGCATTGACTAACAGTCCAGTAACCAACGTGTCGTGGTTCGCAGCGGATGCTTATTGTAAGGCGCAGGGAAAACGTTTACCACGAGTCAGCGAGTGGGAGCTGGCGGCTTTAGCCAGTGAAACTCAAGCGGATGGAAGTGTTGAAAAAGACTACAAGCAAAAGATATTGATGTGGTACAGCCGTCCAAGTCAGAAACAGCTGTCAGCTGTTGGTCAGAATGAGCCCAATTACTGGGGTATTTATGACATGCATGGCTTAATCTGGGAGTGGACTGAGGATTTTAACTCGGCACTGGTCACTGGCGAATCCCGTGGCGATAGTACTATTGATACAAAACTATTTTGTGCAGGCGGTGCCAGTGGGGCAGTGGATCCGGGTGATTATGCCGCCTTTATGCGATATGGATTTAGAAGTAGTTTGGAAGCGAAATTTACTTTACCGAATTTGGGCTTCCGTTGCGCCCAAGATGCTGAACAGAATCAGTAA
- the nirK gene encoding copper-containing nitrite reductase encodes MSGAMAKDLPTEQAILTSPPEVPPAIERDHNAKVVVELETVEKVGTMADGVEYVYWSFGGTVPGSFIRVKEGDEIEFHLSNHPSSKMPHNIDLHAVTGPGGGATSSFTAPGHTSTFAFKALNPGLYVYHCATAPVGMHIANGMYGLILVEPKEGLPKVDREYYVMQGDFYTKGKYGEPGLQPFDMEKAINEHADYVVFNGAVGSLTGDKSLKAEVGETVRLYVGNGGPNLVSSFHVIGEIFDKVYVEGGNLVNENIQTTLVPAGGSAIVEFKVEVPGNLILVDHSIFRAFNKGALGMLSVKGKEDKTIYSGKIDDRIYLPEGSAVQSVDKKVEVVKASNKKEKIEFGKRIYDANCMACHQPNGQGIPGAFPPVAKSDYLNADPIRAVEAIVHGLEGPIKVNGESFNSVMPAMDLTDEQIANVVTYLLNSWDNKGGEITAEQVKKVRANKPH; translated from the coding sequence ATGAGCGGTGCAATGGCAAAAGATTTACCAACTGAGCAGGCAATTTTAACTTCACCTCCTGAGGTTCCACCTGCGATTGAGCGTGATCATAATGCCAAAGTGGTCGTTGAGCTGGAAACAGTAGAAAAGGTTGGCACCATGGCTGATGGTGTTGAATACGTCTACTGGTCTTTTGGCGGCACTGTTCCAGGTAGTTTCATTCGCGTAAAAGAAGGGGATGAGATTGAGTTTCACCTTTCTAACCATCCATCTTCTAAAATGCCACACAACATTGATTTACATGCTGTAACTGGCCCAGGTGGTGGTGCTACTTCATCTTTCACTGCACCAGGTCATACTTCTACCTTTGCATTTAAAGCATTGAATCCGGGCTTATACGTTTATCACTGTGCAACAGCTCCAGTAGGCATGCATATTGCTAACGGTATGTATGGATTAATCTTAGTTGAGCCAAAAGAAGGTCTGCCAAAAGTTGATCGTGAATACTATGTGATGCAGGGCGATTTCTATACTAAAGGTAAGTATGGTGAGCCAGGCTTGCAACCATTCGATATGGAAAAGGCGATTAATGAACATGCTGACTATGTGGTATTCAACGGTGCGGTTGGCAGCTTAACTGGTGATAAATCACTAAAAGCAGAAGTTGGTGAAACCGTTCGTCTGTATGTGGGTAACGGTGGTCCTAACCTGGTGTCTTCATTCCATGTGATTGGTGAAATTTTTGATAAAGTTTATGTAGAAGGTGGCAATCTGGTTAACGAAAACATTCAAACCACATTGGTTCCAGCTGGTGGCTCTGCGATTGTTGAGTTTAAGGTAGAGGTTCCTGGTAACCTGATCCTGGTTGATCACTCAATCTTCCGTGCCTTTAACAAAGGTGCCTTGGGCATGTTAAGTGTGAAAGGTAAAGAGGATAAAACCATCTACTCAGGCAAAATTGACGACAGAATTTACCTTCCTGAAGGTTCAGCGGTACAAAGCGTTGATAAAAAAGTTGAAGTTGTTAAAGCCAGCAATAAGAAAGAGAAAATTGAGTTTGGTAAACGTATCTATGATGCAAACTGCATGGCCTGTCACCAGCCAAATGGTCAAGGTATCCCAGGTGCATTCCCTCCTGTGGCTAAATCTGACTATCTGAATGCAGACCCAATTCGCGCTGTTGAAGCGATTGTTCACGGTCTTGAAGGTCCTATCAAAGTGAATGGTGAATCTTTCAACAGTGTGATGCCTGCAATGGATTTAACTGATGAGCAGATAGCCAATGTGGTCACTTATCTCTTGAACAGCTGGGATAACAAAGGTGGTGAGATTACTGCTGAGCAAGTGAAAAAAGTACGTGCCAACAAACCTCACTAA
- a CDS encoding EAL domain-containing protein — translation MIYKVVISAVFVCLLTIAMIFQFQGSGSDGGREVRVGLYQNSPKIYRNAEDEPDGLFIKLIEAIAEEESWQLSYVDCEWSDCLPMLSNNGIDLMPDVAITEKRDQNYDFHTLPVTHSWSGIWARKDIEILGIPDLRGVRIAVLKDSVQEAALQKMMMGYGVGFKPVEVNTFDEGFQAVVNGRADAVIVNVHYANMHARELGLHETPIMLNPASLFYVTAAGTNRDLLNAIDKHIEQWRSEPDSPYYEALKSAMVPTQEPRIPKLVLWALIIGGAIIVIMFGVASLLRWQVQKRTKTLSRTNIRFNHLLKASPVVLYQLVMEEGGFRPVWVSGNIKRIFGYDPEELYELNWWQDVLHQDDRTNTIEQFGGIFDSGHLVHEYRVHDKEGKVRYIRDELQLLGNNKEGKVEIVGSWSDLTDIYEKEDRLVFLSQYDPFTHLPNRQKLQERVEEAIERSKQFHESFAILSIDIDHFKKINETLSYQVGDAVILRVAERLKHILKLEDTLARIGGDDFVLVINEDVDVEKVSKIARKVIQRFSAPLRVDEHELMITASIGVAIYPEDGRDPDTLLKNAEIARYSAKKAGRNRFEFFNDRLAEGMHENLMLESALRVAVERDELVLHYQPLVCFSDIGMVGVEALVRWQHPTMGLIPPYKFIPLAEETGLIGDIGLWVLREACQQVVKWDKAGLNIGCVSVNISVQQIETGLLPKQAKEVFQETGLAPSRLFLELTESTIMQDPEKAANAMAEFKEMGVKLAVDDFGTGYSSMAYLKRLPLDRLKIDRSFIKDIGQDANDEAICKAIIQLAKSLGLETVAEGVEEESHAEFLKALGCDVAQGYLYSKPVPALELAAKWQKK, via the coding sequence ATGATCTATAAAGTCGTAATTAGCGCGGTTTTTGTTTGTCTATTAACCATTGCCATGATATTCCAATTTCAGGGCTCTGGTTCTGATGGTGGGCGTGAGGTTCGTGTCGGACTTTATCAAAACTCTCCTAAGATTTATCGAAATGCGGAAGACGAACCTGACGGACTTTTTATCAAACTGATTGAAGCTATAGCAGAAGAAGAGTCCTGGCAATTGAGTTATGTTGACTGTGAGTGGAGTGATTGTTTACCCATGCTTTCTAACAATGGCATTGACCTGATGCCTGACGTTGCCATCACAGAAAAGAGAGACCAGAATTATGATTTCCATACCCTACCCGTGACACATAGCTGGTCTGGTATCTGGGCGCGTAAAGACATTGAAATACTGGGTATCCCCGATTTGAGAGGAGTGCGAATTGCGGTGTTAAAGGACTCAGTGCAGGAAGCTGCCCTACAGAAAATGATGATGGGTTATGGGGTTGGGTTTAAACCGGTCGAAGTGAACACTTTTGACGAAGGCTTCCAGGCAGTTGTAAACGGAAGAGCGGATGCCGTGATAGTCAACGTCCATTATGCCAATATGCATGCAAGAGAGCTGGGCTTGCATGAAACTCCAATTATGCTTAATCCCGCCAGCTTATTTTATGTAACAGCAGCTGGAACCAATCGGGATTTGCTAAACGCTATTGATAAACATATTGAACAGTGGCGCTCGGAACCCGACTCTCCCTATTACGAGGCTCTTAAAAGTGCAATGGTTCCTACTCAGGAGCCCAGAATTCCAAAGCTAGTTTTGTGGGCATTGATCATTGGTGGTGCCATTATCGTGATTATGTTCGGTGTGGCTTCATTGCTGCGCTGGCAAGTTCAGAAGAGAACAAAAACACTGAGTCGCACAAACATTCGCTTTAACCATCTATTGAAAGCCAGTCCGGTTGTACTTTATCAATTAGTCATGGAAGAAGGTGGCTTCAGACCGGTGTGGGTCAGCGGCAATATCAAAAGAATATTTGGATACGATCCCGAAGAGCTATATGAATTGAATTGGTGGCAGGATGTACTGCATCAAGATGACCGTACTAATACCATTGAGCAGTTTGGTGGGATTTTTGACAGTGGTCATTTAGTACATGAATATCGGGTACATGATAAGGAGGGTAAGGTTCGTTATATTCGTGATGAACTACAGTTGCTAGGTAACAATAAAGAAGGGAAGGTTGAAATTGTTGGTTCCTGGAGTGATTTAACCGATATTTACGAAAAAGAAGACCGTTTGGTGTTTTTATCTCAGTATGACCCATTTACTCATCTACCTAACCGCCAGAAATTACAGGAACGAGTTGAAGAGGCTATTGAGCGTAGCAAGCAATTTCATGAAAGCTTTGCGATTCTGAGCATTGATATTGACCACTTCAAAAAGATTAACGAAACGCTCAGTTATCAGGTTGGTGATGCGGTGATTCTCCGTGTTGCAGAGCGTCTTAAGCATATTCTCAAGTTGGAAGATACTTTGGCTCGAATAGGTGGTGATGATTTTGTGCTCGTCATTAATGAAGATGTTGATGTAGAGAAAGTATCAAAAATTGCACGGAAGGTCATACAGCGATTTTCAGCTCCTTTAAGAGTGGATGAACATGAATTAATGATTACCGCCAGTATTGGAGTTGCGATCTATCCTGAGGATGGACGTGATCCTGATACTTTACTCAAGAATGCAGAAATCGCCCGTTATTCTGCGAAAAAAGCTGGTCGAAACCGCTTTGAATTTTTCAATGACAGGCTTGCTGAAGGAATGCATGAGAACCTTATGTTGGAAAGTGCATTGAGGGTCGCAGTTGAGCGTGATGAACTGGTTCTTCATTACCAGCCCTTAGTTTGCTTTTCTGATATTGGAATGGTTGGAGTCGAAGCTCTGGTCCGTTGGCAACATCCAACTATGGGACTGATACCACCTTATAAATTCATTCCATTGGCAGAAGAAACCGGGTTAATTGGTGATATTGGATTGTGGGTGTTGCGAGAAGCCTGTCAACAGGTGGTCAAGTGGGATAAAGCAGGGCTGAATATAGGTTGTGTTTCCGTCAATATATCTGTGCAGCAAATAGAAACTGGCCTGTTACCTAAGCAGGCAAAAGAAGTGTTTCAGGAAACTGGGCTAGCACCAAGTCGACTATTTCTAGAGCTCACCGAATCAACTATTATGCAGGATCCTGAGAAAGCGGCTAATGCTATGGCTGAATTTAAGGAGATGGGCGTTAAGCTGGCCGTTGACGACTTTGGAACGGGATACTCCAGTATGGCTTACTTAAAACGTCTCCCTCTGGATAGGCTTAAGATTGATCGTTCGTTTATTAAGGATATCGGACAGGATGCTAATGATGAGGCTATCTGCAAGGCAATTATTCAGCTGGCTAAATCATTGGGACTAGAGACAGTTGCTGAAGGAGTTGAAGAAGAATCTCATGCAGAGTTTCTCAAAGCGCTTGGTTGCGATGTAGCTCAAGGGTATCTATACAGCAAACCAGTTCCTGCGCTGGAACTGGCTGCTAAATGGCAAAAGAAATAA
- a CDS encoding sensor domain-containing diguanylate cyclase yields MNQDQIKHNAVKLVASGYIRLLLTTLALLPILLILYIDSEIAPDDVFIAHTFHVIAITMAVLVSAFLSYITWRCYVATGEVLLKWLVFGFWGFTIVYAPHGFLTHHGADNVWLFVLFGPASRLVLSFCFLVAMLKFGEMIKPEQTTSKGLWVATAIFVVISVAIYWVAKSTSLDLNWWLLLAEYVSLSMFIGSVLWMLVQRIRGYIPLLYSIAMVWFALSCWSFSIATVWDHQWWLAHIIFAAGFLLLSYGVVQAFLTTGSFKTIYSQSDLFKQIIQEKKKTERALQELQQVNQKLEQLAATDSLTGIANRREFMNRAEEEISRANRNGTDLSMMVIDFDQFKNVNDEYGHQAGDKVLKEFVRLSKEIMRPSDLLGRIGGEEFALLLPETELSSSIKVAERLREYIEDSPVTYNNQTINLTISIGLAQYQPKVDTVKKWLHRADQLLYQAKDKGRNRVEVERSEGDGE; encoded by the coding sequence TTGAATCAAGACCAAATCAAACACAATGCTGTGAAGTTGGTTGCTTCCGGGTATATACGACTGTTACTCACCACTTTGGCACTTCTGCCAATCCTGCTGATACTTTATATCGATTCCGAAATTGCTCCTGACGATGTTTTTATAGCGCATACCTTCCACGTGATTGCCATAACTATGGCGGTGCTGGTTAGCGCCTTTTTGAGTTACATAACATGGCGTTGTTATGTGGCGACGGGTGAAGTGCTATTAAAGTGGCTGGTGTTTGGCTTTTGGGGGTTCACCATTGTTTATGCTCCACACGGTTTTCTAACTCATCATGGGGCTGACAACGTCTGGTTGTTTGTCCTCTTTGGCCCAGCCTCAAGACTTGTTCTATCCTTCTGTTTCCTGGTAGCAATGCTAAAATTTGGCGAAATGATAAAGCCCGAGCAAACCACTAGTAAAGGCTTGTGGGTTGCTACAGCAATTTTTGTAGTAATTAGTGTAGCTATCTATTGGGTGGCTAAATCAACATCATTAGATTTGAATTGGTGGCTGTTGTTAGCTGAATACGTTTCGTTAAGCATGTTTATCGGAAGTGTTCTTTGGATGCTGGTGCAGAGAATCCGAGGCTATATCCCCTTGCTTTACTCTATAGCGATGGTCTGGTTTGCACTGTCCTGCTGGTCATTCTCAATTGCTACTGTTTGGGATCATCAATGGTGGTTAGCACATATTATATTTGCGGCAGGCTTTTTATTGCTAAGCTATGGAGTTGTCCAAGCTTTTCTTACTACGGGTTCTTTTAAAACAATTTACAGCCAAAGTGATCTCTTTAAGCAAATTATTCAAGAGAAGAAAAAGACCGAAAGAGCCTTGCAAGAGTTACAGCAGGTTAATCAAAAGCTCGAACAATTAGCTGCCACTGATTCATTAACAGGAATCGCCAATCGGCGTGAGTTTATGAACCGCGCAGAAGAGGAAATTTCTCGCGCCAATCGTAATGGTACTGATTTAAGCATGATGGTCATCGACTTTGACCAGTTTAAGAACGTTAATGATGAATACGGACATCAGGCCGGCGATAAGGTTTTGAAGGAGTTTGTACGGCTGAGTAAAGAAATTATGCGCCCCTCAGACCTGTTAGGAAGAATTGGCGGAGAAGAGTTTGCACTTTTATTACCTGAAACTGAACTATCATCATCAATAAAAGTTGCGGAGCGTTTGCGGGAATATATAGAAGACAGCCCTGTTACTTATAATAATCAGACAATAAATTTAACAATCAGTATCGGGCTTGCTCAATATCAACCCAAAGTAGACACAGTTAAGAAGTGGCTACATAGAGCAGACCAACTACTTTATCAAGCTAAGGATAAAGGCCGAAATAGAGTTGAGGTCGAGCGCTCTGAGGGGGACGGAGAATAG
- a CDS encoding calcium/sodium antiporter, with amino-acid sequence MLVAILAVIAGLALLVWSADRFVDGAASTARHFGMPSLLIGMVIVGFGTSAPEMVVSALAAGQGNPGIALGNAFGSNITNIALILGLTAVISPIAVHSKILRKEMPLLMLMTILVIGLLWDLDISRWDAIILLLGFAGFMGWSIWQGMQKKHDTLAKEVELEVSQHTMPLKTAIFWLVVGLVILVASSRLLVWGAVEIAQAFGVSDIIIGLTIIAVGTSLPELASSIIAIRKNEHDLALGNVIGSNLFNTLAVVGIAGAIHPLAVEPEVLWRDAMFMGILTLSLFIVGYGFRGEGRINRIEGAILLAAYVGYTAYLIRSVFL; translated from the coding sequence ATGCTTGTTGCCATACTTGCCGTTATTGCTGGATTAGCCTTATTAGTCTGGAGTGCCGATCGCTTTGTTGACGGAGCCGCCTCCACAGCTCGTCACTTTGGAATGCCTTCCTTGCTAATCGGTATGGTTATTGTTGGCTTTGGTACTTCGGCGCCAGAAATGGTGGTTTCAGCTCTAGCCGCCGGCCAAGGCAATCCCGGCATTGCGCTCGGTAATGCATTTGGTTCTAACATCACTAACATTGCACTTATTCTTGGTTTAACGGCCGTCATCAGTCCAATCGCTGTCCACTCAAAGATCCTGCGCAAAGAAATGCCATTGCTAATGCTGATGACCATTCTGGTTATTGGCCTGCTCTGGGATCTCGACATCTCGCGCTGGGACGCTATCATCTTACTGTTAGGTTTTGCCGGTTTTATGGGTTGGTCTATCTGGCAAGGCATGCAGAAAAAGCATGATACCTTGGCAAAGGAAGTCGAATTGGAAGTCAGCCAACACACCATGCCGCTTAAAACCGCTATATTCTGGCTAGTGGTTGGCTTGGTCATATTGGTTGCCAGCTCACGACTGCTAGTCTGGGGAGCCGTCGAAATCGCGCAAGCCTTTGGCGTGAGCGATATCATCATCGGCCTGACCATCATTGCAGTAGGTACTTCACTACCAGAGCTAGCCTCCTCGATTATTGCCATTCGAAAAAACGAACATGACCTTGCTCTCGGTAATGTAATTGGCTCTAACCTGTTTAACACTCTGGCTGTTGTCGGTATTGCCGGAGCTATTCATCCTCTGGCAGTTGAACCAGAAGTTCTTTGGCGTGACGCCATGTTTATGGGTATTTTGACCTTATCACTTTTCATTGTCGGATATGGATTCAGAGGCGAAGGCCGCATCAATAGAATTGAGGGCGCAATACTGCTGGCAGCCTATGTCGGTTACACAGCCTATCTGATTCGCTCAGTGTTCCTGTAA